One window of Chlamydiota bacterium genomic DNA carries:
- a CDS encoding DMT family transporter yields MKKHYSKMNLSAILMITSSFLFALMGVCVRFASQTLPVSEVVLFRSLVGLILILPIMILKKARFLGQRPQILATRGIAGFLALSLYFWAITKIPLATAVMLNYTSPLFVAILAPFILKEKTNWKIFAVILLGLIGIIFVVDPHSGINIQGAWIGLISGVFAALAYLSIGSLRRDHSSLTIVFYFIWISTALAIPVAWTSFRIPNLLEALYLTGTGTFATLAQILMTEAYQKGSTAATSAYSSSIVLFSMILGGLIWKEIPTILSIVGGGLIVLSVILISRLEKTEVMTTD; encoded by the coding sequence ATGAAAAAACATTATTCAAAAATGAATCTCAGTGCTATTTTAATGATCACTTCTTCTTTTCTATTTGCCCTCATGGGCGTTTGCGTCCGTTTTGCAAGCCAAACGCTTCCGGTCTCAGAAGTTGTTTTATTTCGAAGCCTTGTGGGTCTTATTTTAATTCTACCCATTATGATTCTCAAAAAAGCTCGCTTTTTAGGCCAACGTCCGCAGATTCTTGCCACTCGAGGCATCGCAGGGTTCCTTGCACTTAGCCTCTATTTCTGGGCCATTACCAAAATCCCGCTTGCCACAGCGGTCATGCTTAATTATACCTCACCTCTTTTTGTTGCCATCCTTGCCCCATTTATTCTCAAAGAAAAAACGAATTGGAAAATTTTTGCCGTTATTCTTTTAGGATTAATCGGAATCATTTTTGTTGTTGATCCCCACTCAGGAATCAACATTCAAGGTGCCTGGATTGGACTTATTTCTGGAGTTTTTGCGGCCCTGGCTTATCTTTCGATTGGTTCTCTAAGAAGGGATCATTCTTCTCTCACCATTGTTTTTTATTTTATCTGGATTTCAACTGCGTTAGCAATCCCCGTGGCTTGGACCTCTTTTAGAATTCCGAATCTTCTTGAAGCCCTTTACCTAACAGGAACCGGTACCTTTGCAACCCTCGCCCAAATCTTAATGACTGAGGCCTATCAAAAGGGGTCAACCGCAGCGACCAGCGCCTATTCTTCAAGCATTGTCCTTTTTTCCATGATATTGGGAGGATTGATTTGGAAAGAAATTCCAACTATTTTATCGATCGTTGGGGGAGGACTCATTGTGTTATCAGTCATTCTCATCTCTCGATTAGAAAAAACAGAAGTTATGACGACGGATTAA
- a CDS encoding endonuclease III, producing the protein MDPIDKIIQILKKEIRQWKTPAVGIVANESQDPFKVLISCLISLRTKDEVTNLASQRLFAQASTPQEMLKLNPPAIEKLIYPAGFYKTKAKTILEISKTLLTQFQGKVPNKMDELLSLKGVGRKTANLVITLGFNQDGICVDTHVHRISNRLGLIKTKTPDESEFALMKVLPKPYWKIYNDLLVPYGQNLCRPISPFCSLCKIAIYCKKRGVLSHR; encoded by the coding sequence AGAAATTCGCCAGTGGAAAACACCGGCCGTGGGTATTGTGGCCAATGAATCTCAAGATCCCTTTAAAGTCCTTATCTCCTGCCTCATCAGTCTACGAACCAAAGATGAGGTGACAAATCTGGCCTCTCAAAGACTTTTCGCCCAGGCCTCTACCCCTCAAGAAATGCTCAAGCTAAATCCACCAGCAATTGAAAAGTTGATTTATCCTGCTGGCTTTTACAAGACAAAAGCAAAAACAATTCTAGAAATTTCTAAAACTTTACTCACTCAATTTCAAGGAAAAGTTCCTAACAAAATGGACGAGCTACTTAGCCTAAAAGGAGTCGGGCGAAAAACAGCTAATTTGGTCATCACCTTGGGATTTAATCAAGATGGCATTTGTGTAGACACACATGTTCATCGCATTTCTAATCGATTAGGCCTCATCAAAACGAAAACCCCGGACGAGAGTGAATTCGCATTGATGAAAGTTCTTCCTAAGCCTTATTGGAAAATTTATAACGACTTATTGGTTCCTTACGGACAGAATCTCTGTCGACCCATCTCTCCTTTTTGCAGCCTTTGTAAAATTGCAATCTATTGCAAGAAAAGAGGAGTTTTAAGTCATCGATGA